The proteins below are encoded in one region of Carettochelys insculpta isolate YL-2023 chromosome 32, ASM3395843v1, whole genome shotgun sequence:
- the LOC142005118 gene encoding ribonuclease-like, with the protein MAPWGPSPTLLLLLVVLVTGLAQLGAAQFVDYPRTEVSGSNQYCNYMMQVRGLTTPECKSVHTFIHAAESEVQSLCDSGGNPQGDNIYISKKPLPSTTCKLESGSKPEACTYQIKMNDNFIRATCVNKQVTDVQTTDKITSMAPSAPSPTLLLLLVVLVAGLAQLGAVHVADAPGSQVSGSRVH; encoded by the exons ATGGCTCCATGGGGTCCCTCCCCtacgctcctgctgctgctggtcgtGCTGGTTACAGGCCTGGCCCAGCTTGGTGCAGCCCAGTTTGTTGACTACCCCAGGACCGAGGTCTCAGGAAGCAATCAGTACTGCAATTACATGATGCAGGTGCGAGGCCTGACCACACCTGAGTGTAAATCTGTACACACCTTCATCCATGCCGCTGAGAGTGAGGTGCAGAGTCTTTGTGATTCCGGTGGAAATCCCCAGGGTGACAACATCTACATCAGCAAGAAGCCTCTCCCCAGCACCACTTGCAAGCTGGAGTCTGGCTCGAAACCCGAGGCCTGTACTTACCAGATTAAAATGAACGACAACTTTATCCGTGCAACCTGTGTGAACAAGCAGGTTACTGATGTGCAGACAACAGACAAG ATCACAAGCATGGCTCCGAGCGCTCCCTCCCCtacgctcctgctgctgctggtcgtGCTGGTtgcaggcctggcccagctcggTGCAGTCCACGTCGCTGACGCGCCCGGGAGCCAGGTCTCAGGAAGCCGTGTGCACTGA